A part of Cupriavidus sp. D39 genomic DNA contains:
- a CDS encoding CaiB/BaiF CoA transferase family protein, whose amino-acid sequence MSEVQANQSLPYNGVRVVEMTHMVMGPTCGMVLADLGAEVIKVEPIAGDSTRSLRGSGAGFFSTFNRNKKSIAVDVKDPRGCEIVHKLVAGADVFSENFKSGTVDKLGLSYATLSKFNPRLVYVSHKGFLPGPYDHRTALDEVVQMMGGLAYMTGPEGRPLRAGTSVNDIMGGMFGAIGAMAALAQRERTGRGQEVQSALFENNIFLVAQHMMQFAVTGKPAAPMPGRISAWAVYDVFSVKDGEQIFLAVVSDTQWALFCDAFGLSELKSDERIATNNQRVQARDWLLPQLRAHLEAFTAAEIGAVFERCGLPYAPITKPHDLFDDPHLLSTGGLADVTLPPDASGAGQPVTTKTALLPLTLGGERLRLRAAPPSLGQDTQSLLMQLGYSHEDLRQLTEAGVVRCQASQTGGATSASANELASA is encoded by the coding sequence ATGAGCGAAGTTCAAGCGAATCAAAGCCTGCCGTACAACGGCGTGCGTGTCGTCGAGATGACGCACATGGTGATGGGACCGACGTGTGGGATGGTGTTGGCGGACCTGGGCGCTGAAGTCATCAAAGTTGAGCCCATCGCGGGTGACAGCACACGATCGCTGCGAGGCTCGGGAGCGGGCTTTTTCAGCACATTCAATCGCAACAAAAAGAGCATTGCTGTCGATGTGAAAGACCCGCGCGGCTGCGAGATCGTGCACAAGCTGGTTGCCGGCGCCGACGTGTTCAGTGAAAACTTCAAGAGCGGGACGGTAGACAAGCTGGGGCTGAGCTACGCGACGCTGTCGAAGTTCAACCCCCGTCTGGTCTACGTTTCGCACAAGGGCTTCTTGCCTGGTCCTTACGATCATCGCACCGCGCTCGACGAGGTTGTGCAGATGATGGGCGGCCTCGCTTACATGACCGGCCCTGAAGGCCGCCCCTTGCGAGCCGGGACGAGTGTCAACGACATTATGGGCGGTATGTTCGGTGCCATTGGTGCAATGGCCGCGCTCGCCCAACGTGAACGCACTGGACGCGGGCAGGAGGTTCAGAGCGCCTTGTTCGAGAACAACATTTTCCTCGTCGCGCAGCACATGATGCAGTTCGCCGTGACCGGGAAGCCTGCGGCCCCGATGCCGGGTCGTATCTCGGCGTGGGCTGTCTACGACGTATTCTCGGTCAAGGATGGCGAGCAGATATTTCTGGCGGTTGTCTCCGATACTCAATGGGCACTCTTCTGTGACGCCTTCGGATTATCGGAACTGAAGAGCGACGAGCGCATCGCCACCAACAATCAACGCGTGCAGGCACGGGACTGGTTGCTGCCGCAGCTTCGCGCTCACTTGGAAGCCTTCACTGCGGCCGAAATCGGCGCGGTTTTCGAGCGCTGCGGGCTTCCGTACGCGCCTATTACGAAACCCCACGACCTATTCGACGACCCGCATCTGCTTTCCACCGGCGGCCTCGCAGACGTCACGTTGCCGCCCGACGCGAGTGGGGCCGGCCAGCCAGTGACCACCAAGACAGCGCTGCTGCCGCTGACACTCGGCGGAGAACGCCTGCGATTGCGCGCCGCACCGCCTTCACTGGGTCAAGACACGCAATCCCTGCTCATGCAGCTCGGTTACTCGCATGAAGACCTCCGACAGTTGACCGAGGCAGGCGTAGTCCGGTGCCAAGCCTCACAGACAGGGGGCGCGACAAGCGCCTCGGCCAACGAACTGGCGAGTGCCTAA
- a CDS encoding MFS transporter, translated as MTSISSNLAGEKSVDSTLEQQAVRKAAWRFIPLLALAYFFNYLDRTSVGFAALTMNRDLGLTATQFGWGAGIMFAGYCLCEVPSNLALYRFGARRWLARIMITWGFFAAATALAVGPTSFYVIRLLLGIGEAGFFPGVIFFLAIWFPANYRTRVLAWFTVSTPLSSLIGGPLSTWLLKMDGFLSLAGWKWMFIVEGLPACVLGVLVLKLLADRPADAKWLSPEERQALQSAFDREGAASGKKKDFAAALKDVRVYVLAMISFGFTMGSYGIGIWLPQILKSHGMTVSQTGWVSAIPYFFATIALLWWAKRVDRRGGHIANLAACMFIGAIALGVSTYFNQLVPAMVGITLALIGTIAGRTIFFTLPARFLSGQAAAGGLALINSIGALGGFAGPYLVGYLKDSFGTYTAGMLGLSVVLAITTLLTLSLYAFNKGK; from the coding sequence ATGACATCCATATCCTCCAATCTGGCGGGCGAGAAGTCCGTCGATTCGACGCTTGAACAGCAGGCGGTTAGGAAAGCCGCGTGGCGCTTCATCCCACTTCTCGCGCTCGCGTACTTTTTCAACTACCTTGATCGGACCAGCGTCGGATTTGCAGCGCTGACCATGAACCGCGACCTTGGACTGACTGCGACTCAGTTTGGCTGGGGGGCAGGCATCATGTTCGCTGGATACTGCTTGTGCGAAGTTCCGAGCAACCTGGCGCTGTATCGCTTCGGCGCACGGCGTTGGCTCGCGCGCATCATGATCACTTGGGGCTTTTTCGCCGCCGCCACGGCGCTCGCTGTTGGACCGACCAGCTTCTATGTAATTCGCTTGCTGCTCGGCATAGGCGAAGCCGGCTTCTTTCCCGGCGTAATTTTCTTCCTCGCGATCTGGTTTCCTGCGAACTATCGCACGCGAGTGCTCGCATGGTTCACCGTTTCGACGCCGCTCTCCTCGCTTATCGGTGGACCGCTTTCGACGTGGCTGCTCAAGATGGACGGGTTCCTCAGCCTCGCGGGCTGGAAATGGATGTTCATCGTCGAAGGTCTGCCGGCATGCGTGCTCGGCGTCCTCGTACTGAAGCTTCTTGCTGACAGGCCTGCCGATGCTAAGTGGCTTTCGCCGGAGGAGCGACAAGCGTTGCAAAGCGCCTTTGATCGTGAAGGTGCAGCGAGTGGCAAGAAGAAAGACTTCGCCGCTGCATTGAAAGACGTGCGTGTGTACGTCCTCGCGATGATTTCCTTCGGCTTCACGATGGGCTCCTACGGTATCGGAATCTGGCTGCCGCAGATCCTGAAGAGCCACGGGATGACCGTCAGTCAGACCGGATGGGTGTCCGCAATACCTTACTTCTTCGCCACCATCGCTCTGCTTTGGTGGGCTAAGCGGGTTGATCGCCGCGGCGGTCACATTGCGAACTTGGCCGCATGTATGTTCATAGGTGCGATCGCACTGGGCGTGTCGACCTACTTCAACCAATTGGTTCCGGCCATGGTCGGCATCACGCTGGCGTTGATCGGCACCATCGCGGGCCGCACCATCTTTTTCACATTGCCGGCTCGGTTCCTTTCCGGACAAGCAGCTGCCGGTGGCCTCGCGCTCATCAACTCGATCGGTGCGTTGGGCGGCTTCGCGGGTCCGTACCTCGTCGGCTATCTGAAGGACAGCTTCGGTACCTACACGGCCGGAATGCTCGGATTGTCGGTGGTGCTCGCCATCACAACCTTGCTGACTTTGTCTCTTTACGCTTTTAACAAGGGAAAATAA